In the genome of Marinilactibacillus sp. Marseille-P9653, one region contains:
- a CDS encoding DUF3885 domain-containing protein, with protein sequence MYLDDFMQQHFPNLELYPSLFYKWGIGIRYELGQEKNDSLESYLYDAYKRAKTLFEFLHQPDDTILIVIDVSDKETGKPFERQLKNFAPYVDKHLLFKIQYQQLHSTDLEDDIDPFPVHRFTLRCQTAELQYAPMLKALCNQDFSIQPSLSHFVYFININKKTIFQVYDDRGCDVIARSPDALKEAYTTFNDWILDYDRLKIDNTFRRISV encoded by the coding sequence ATGTATTTAGATGATTTCATGCAACAGCATTTTCCTAATCTAGAACTTTATCCCTCCTTATTTTATAAATGGGGAATTGGGATTCGATATGAACTTGGGCAAGAGAAAAATGATTCACTAGAGTCTTATTTATACGATGCCTATAAACGAGCGAAGACCCTTTTTGAATTTCTCCATCAGCCTGACGATACTATACTTATTGTAATAGATGTCTCAGATAAGGAAACCGGGAAACCATTCGAACGTCAACTTAAGAATTTTGCTCCTTATGTAGACAAACATCTATTATTCAAGATACAGTATCAGCAGCTTCACTCTACCGATTTAGAGGATGATATCGACCCGTTCCCAGTTCACAGATTCACCTTACGTTGTCAAACGGCTGAACTCCAGTATGCTCCTATGCTTAAAGCACTCTGCAATCAGGATTTCAGCATACAACCGAGCTTGTCTCACTTTGTTTACTTCATTAATATAAACAAGAAAACCATTTTCCAAGTGTATGATGACCGTGGCTGTGATGTAATCGCTCGTTCTCCAGATGCTTTGAAAGAAGCTTATACGACCTTTAATGATTGGATTTTAGATTATGATCGACTGAAAATCGATAACACTTTTCGTCGAATATCGGTTTAA
- a CDS encoding haloacid dehalogenase type II: MMIKTVLFDMNETLLNLNLLKEKFDQHFDGDFAMAYWFKTVLHSSTVLGGLNEYEDFSKLTKAALESLFMENGKELTEDIKNDILDAFQELPAYDDVEEALKLLKDNELTVIAVTNSSEEMVEKQLTNAGIINQVDHYYSVDAVKRYKPYKEIYNYVLNEQALVAQETVMVATHDWDLFGAKKAGLKTAYIKRKDTQFNPYYPDPDFSNDNLVKLVEEILQNQK, translated from the coding sequence ATGATGATTAAAACGGTCTTATTTGATATGAACGAAACGTTATTAAACCTAAATTTACTGAAAGAGAAATTCGACCAGCACTTTGACGGAGACTTTGCGATGGCTTACTGGTTCAAAACGGTTCTTCATTCCTCAACGGTACTAGGTGGACTGAACGAGTATGAAGACTTCAGTAAATTAACAAAAGCAGCTCTTGAAAGTCTGTTTATGGAAAATGGTAAAGAGCTAACAGAAGATATTAAAAACGATATCCTCGATGCATTTCAAGAACTACCGGCCTATGATGATGTAGAAGAAGCGTTGAAGTTGCTAAAAGATAACGAATTAACTGTTATTGCCGTCACGAATTCATCAGAAGAGATGGTCGAGAAGCAATTAACCAATGCTGGAATTATTAACCAAGTAGATCATTACTACTCAGTAGACGCTGTGAAACGATATAAACCCTATAAAGAAATTTATAATTATGTATTGAATGAACAAGCTTTAGTTGCGCAAGAAACAGTGATGGTAGCGACTCATGACTGGGATCTGTTTGGTGCTAAAAAAGCCGGACTCAAAACAGCTTATATCAAACGAAAAGATACGCAATTCAATCCTTATTACCCAGATCCTGACTTTTCAAACGATAACCTCGTGAAGCTTGTAGAAGAAATTCTTCAGAACCAAAAATAG
- a CDS encoding LysR family transcriptional regulator: MEFRVLSYFMAVAREKNISKAAKSLHLSQPTLSKQLKGLENELGVVLFERGNREIKLTDDGIFLYNQGKNILSLVDKTTSNLKQGKELTGDLYIGAGETRVMKLIAHTLKKLLQNHPAIKLHFYSGNADDVMDKLNNGVLDFGIVINPTDKRLYHSIVLPEKDRWGLLIHKLHALSQKKKILSDDLIDHPLFVSRQSLVDDQITEWLGGNNDYLSIVGNYNLLYNASLMVEAEIGSALCLEGILQDSSTLKFIPLYPNLYSSLSVIWKKDHPLSSVAQSFLEELKNRNDS; the protein is encoded by the coding sequence ATGGAGTTTCGCGTCTTGAGTTACTTTATGGCCGTGGCGAGAGAAAAAAATATTAGTAAAGCTGCGAAGAGTTTACATTTGTCTCAACCAACTTTATCTAAACAATTAAAAGGACTGGAAAACGAGCTGGGGGTCGTTCTTTTTGAAAGAGGAAATCGTGAAATCAAACTTACTGATGATGGAATTTTTTTGTATAACCAAGGGAAAAATATCCTTTCTTTAGTCGACAAAACAACTAGCAATTTAAAACAAGGAAAAGAACTTACTGGAGATCTATATATTGGAGCTGGAGAAACAAGAGTAATGAAACTTATAGCTCATACCCTAAAAAAGCTCTTACAAAACCATCCAGCGATTAAGCTACATTTCTATAGCGGTAACGCAGATGATGTTATGGATAAATTAAATAACGGTGTACTGGATTTTGGAATCGTCATTAATCCAACCGACAAACGGTTATATCATTCTATCGTTTTGCCTGAGAAAGATCGATGGGGTCTATTAATCCATAAACTCCATGCACTTTCTCAAAAGAAGAAGATTCTTTCAGATGATTTGATTGATCATCCTTTATTCGTTTCTCGTCAATCTCTAGTTGATGATCAGATTACTGAATGGCTTGGTGGGAATAATGATTATCTTAGTATCGTAGGTAATTATAACCTCTTATACAACGCTTCGCTTATGGTGGAAGCAGAAATTGGCAGCGCACTATGCTTAGAAGGCATTTTACAAGATTCTTCTACTTTAAAGTTTATTCCCTTATATCCTAATCTTTATTCATCGTTGAGTGTAATTTGGAAGAAAGATCATCCGTTGTCCAGTGTAGCTCAATCTTTTTTAGAAGAGCTTAAGAATCGCAATGATTCTTAA
- the pdxT gene encoding pyridoxal 5'-phosphate synthase glutaminase subunit PdxT produces the protein MTKRIGVLSLQGAVTEHLEALKRSGVQAVSVKTEKDFDQLDGLIIPGGESTAIGRLIREQGLEKRLRQVYQEGKAIFGTCAGLILCSTDNSHETTDLRLGFIEMEVERNGFGRQVASFETLLYFKGIEQPVEAVFIRAPYIQSVGSNVKVLARIDDKIVAAEQDNVLVTAHHPELTEDDTVLAYFLKKC, from the coding sequence ATGACGAAAAGAATCGGGGTTTTAAGTTTACAAGGCGCTGTCACAGAGCACCTTGAAGCGCTAAAAAGGTCAGGGGTTCAAGCTGTTTCCGTCAAAACGGAAAAGGATTTCGATCAGTTGGATGGCCTTATTATTCCAGGAGGAGAATCAACCGCTATCGGACGCCTGATTCGGGAACAAGGACTGGAAAAACGATTACGACAGGTCTATCAAGAAGGAAAAGCGATATTTGGAACGTGCGCCGGACTGATTTTATGCAGTACAGACAACAGTCACGAAACAACCGATCTTCGCTTGGGCTTTATCGAGATGGAAGTGGAGCGTAATGGTTTCGGTAGACAAGTGGCCAGCTTTGAAACGTTACTATATTTCAAAGGCATCGAACAACCAGTAGAAGCCGTTTTTATTCGAGCACCTTATATCCAGTCAGTGGGATCAAATGTTAAAGTCCTAGCAAGGATAGACGATAAAATCGTTGCAGCTGAACAAGATAATGTACTGGTAACGGCGCATCATCCTGAATTAACAGAAGACGATACGGTTTTGGCTTATTTCTTGAAGAAGTGTTGA
- a CDS encoding NAD(P)/FAD-dependent oxidoreductase: MNQEQLDVIVIGAGLAGLSAARSLKEKGLSYKLLEATDRAGGKVQSKVSEDRSSYVELGAQFVNDDMTEMVQLIKESGMKLDDTYIVEDAIIINETKDEVGHIDFDHHAKLLEDRSFRKNHTLSEVVDEAIEDEVEAKAMKSLVASEFTVSSDYINPKALKRLIGNITLEEDEVKYQASGPLSQVIDHLVDISKANLLFEEPVKEISEVEDGYAVLSKTGQTFKTKAVIVAVPPTVARRIQFSERLKEKFQPALNSFIDGAVIKLTFTYEEPFWREITINGEKKKLFGVLFGEEEGVNVMESSKKLGENRLTMFVGGDKAIELTRVSHDERIEFAVNRLAQVLGERVEDYKSIEEKVWVDSPYYGGGYGGITHYGGALDAKHTLKEPYQNIVFASTELAPAFPQFMEGAVLSGKYAVRQLLKELIE, translated from the coding sequence ATGAATCAGGAACAATTGGACGTCATAGTGATTGGCGCTGGACTAGCTGGCCTATCCGCTGCTAGATCTTTAAAAGAAAAAGGATTATCGTATAAACTTCTTGAAGCAACTGATCGAGCTGGGGGAAAAGTACAGTCGAAAGTCTCAGAAGATCGCTCAAGTTACGTTGAACTGGGTGCTCAGTTTGTTAATGATGATATGACTGAGATGGTTCAGCTAATCAAAGAATCGGGTATGAAACTAGACGATACGTATATAGTAGAAGACGCTATTATTATCAATGAAACAAAAGATGAAGTCGGTCATATTGATTTTGATCATCACGCAAAATTATTGGAAGATCGTTCATTCAGAAAAAACCATACTTTATCTGAAGTCGTGGATGAGGCTATCGAAGATGAAGTTGAAGCGAAAGCAATGAAGAGTTTAGTGGCTTCGGAATTTACAGTAAGTAGCGATTACATTAATCCAAAAGCACTGAAGCGGTTAATTGGAAATATCACGCTGGAAGAAGATGAAGTGAAATATCAAGCTTCGGGTCCTTTGAGTCAGGTGATTGACCATCTAGTAGATATATCAAAGGCGAATCTTTTGTTTGAAGAGCCTGTCAAAGAAATTAGCGAAGTGGAAGATGGCTATGCTGTCTTATCGAAAACAGGACAGACCTTTAAAACAAAAGCTGTGATTGTCGCTGTTCCACCTACTGTAGCACGTCGTATTCAGTTTAGTGAAAGACTTAAAGAGAAATTTCAGCCTGCACTGAATAGTTTTATAGATGGGGCAGTTATCAAGTTAACCTTTACCTATGAAGAGCCCTTCTGGCGTGAAATCACAATCAATGGTGAAAAGAAGAAGTTGTTTGGGGTTTTGTTTGGAGAAGAAGAAGGCGTCAATGTAATGGAATCTTCTAAGAAACTAGGAGAAAATCGCTTGACCATGTTTGTTGGTGGCGATAAAGCGATTGAACTTACGCGCGTATCACATGATGAAAGAATAGAATTTGCAGTCAATCGTTTAGCGCAAGTTTTGGGCGAGCGTGTCGAGGATTACAAGTCGATAGAAGAGAAAGTATGGGTGGATTCGCCTTACTATGGTGGAGGTTATGGTGGTATCACGCATTATGGAGGAGCTCTCGATGCAAAACATACACTGAAAGAACCCTACCAAAACATCGTATTTGCCAGTACCGAATTAGCCCCAGCGTTTCCTCAATTTATGGAAGGCGCTGTTCTATCAGGAAAATATGCAGTTAGACAATTACTAAAAGAGCTTATTGAGTAA
- a CDS encoding PLP-dependent aminotransferase family protein, which produces MENWSLPETKTKPLYQEIMLLIEEKIRSGQLAAGERLPAERKLAEALDVNRSTVIRAMEELTAQGVLTRKKGSGTFVNPDKWGLQMRPMINWGTALTTAHLKRTSPYQQAAERMKVQFPETVLDLSNGSLRSDLLPELHAPSLSWKELVEQEKAQLAVAHGIKSLRESVQRHLKRTYQIDVPLEEILITSGTQNALFLITQGLLKPGDTIGIEAPSYFYSLRLFQAAGLRIVPIKMDREGMTIKGLQEASLNHSLKMVFLNPIFQNPTGLVMSAKRKAEILDYCLLKRIPIVEDDAYGGLAFDEDMDYLPLKQLDTAQQVIYLGTMSKLAGHHLRVGWMVGPQAVLKELADIRLQIDSEVSFLPQFMADAFLRNELEDHLQFVRVELAKRARAMEDWLREQFGDTIAFEPARGGFHLYCRFPGRSKEEVEQLLMALLDQQIIVSEGEKFGDLTNGFRLSFIHFKLPH; this is translated from the coding sequence ATGGAAAACTGGTCTCTTCCAGAAACAAAAACCAAGCCACTGTATCAAGAAATCATGTTATTGATAGAAGAAAAGATTCGGTCCGGTCAGTTAGCAGCTGGAGAACGATTGCCAGCCGAACGCAAACTGGCTGAAGCATTAGATGTAAACCGGTCAACAGTGATTCGTGCAATGGAAGAATTGACTGCTCAAGGTGTTTTGACGAGAAAAAAAGGGAGCGGTACGTTTGTAAATCCAGATAAATGGGGCTTACAAATGCGTCCGATGATCAATTGGGGTACAGCACTGACCACTGCACATCTAAAAAGAACCTCTCCTTATCAGCAGGCCGCAGAACGTATGAAAGTTCAGTTTCCAGAAACAGTGCTAGACCTCTCAAACGGTAGCTTACGTTCTGATCTTCTTCCTGAACTTCACGCACCAAGTTTATCTTGGAAAGAACTTGTTGAGCAGGAAAAAGCCCAATTAGCCGTCGCTCATGGTATAAAAAGCTTACGAGAAAGCGTGCAGCGTCATCTGAAGCGCACTTATCAAATCGATGTCCCGCTCGAAGAGATCCTAATTACTTCTGGTACGCAAAATGCCTTGTTTCTGATTACGCAAGGACTTCTGAAACCGGGAGATACAATCGGAATAGAGGCACCTTCTTACTTCTACTCTCTGCGCCTATTTCAAGCTGCGGGTCTTCGGATCGTGCCGATCAAGATGGATCGCGAAGGGATGACGATTAAGGGACTGCAGGAGGCTTCTTTGAATCATTCTTTGAAGATGGTCTTTTTGAATCCTATTTTCCAAAATCCGACAGGTTTGGTTATGAGTGCGAAGAGAAAGGCTGAGATACTGGATTATTGTTTATTGAAGCGGATTCCAATTGTTGAAGACGATGCTTATGGTGGATTGGCGTTTGACGAAGATATGGATTATCTTCCGCTAAAGCAACTCGATACGGCGCAGCAGGTTATTTATTTGGGAACGATGTCTAAACTGGCTGGACATCATTTGCGTGTTGGCTGGATGGTGGGTCCGCAAGCTGTACTAAAGGAACTGGCAGATATTCGATTGCAAATTGATTCTGAGGTCAGTTTTCTTCCTCAATTTATGGCAGATGCTTTTTTGAGAAATGAACTTGAAGATCATTTACAATTTGTTAGAGTTGAGCTGGCGAAAAGAGCTCGAGCAATGGAAGACTGGTTGCGTGAACAGTTTGGGGACACGATCGCTTTCGAACCTGCCAGAGGCGGTTTTCATCTTTATTGTCGCTTCCCTGGTCGTTCAAAAGAAGAAGTGGAACAGTTATTGATGGCCTTACTCGACCAGCAGATCATTGTGTCAGAAGGCGAAAAGTTTGGTGATTTGACGAATGGGTTTCGATTGAGTTTTATTCATTTCAAATTGCCCCATTAA
- a CDS encoding GNAT family N-acetyltransferase, with product MENVISGEKVAFTHFEEEDFGMLTQYQWDNEFLRNISWDTFHPWNEEAWKTFQGDSDSNERFLFAIRERFSSEFVGWVSLSDVQFKNRGAELGLAIVPASNRGKGYATDAVHTICKFAFYELGLHKIRLSVHSNNEPAIKVYEKIGFQREGVDREGLFQDGKWLDVYNYGLLFEEWKKV from the coding sequence ATGGAAAATGTCATATCAGGAGAAAAAGTTGCCTTTACACACTTTGAGGAAGAAGATTTCGGGATGCTGACGCAATACCAGTGGGACAATGAATTTTTACGCAATATTAGCTGGGATACCTTTCATCCTTGGAATGAAGAAGCATGGAAAACCTTTCAGGGAGATAGTGACAGTAATGAACGCTTTCTGTTTGCCATCAGAGAACGATTTTCTAGCGAATTTGTAGGCTGGGTATCCTTATCTGATGTACAATTCAAAAATAGAGGAGCTGAACTAGGACTCGCAATCGTTCCGGCATCTAACAGAGGAAAAGGATACGCAACAGATGCCGTGCATACCATCTGTAAGTTTGCCTTTTATGAGTTAGGACTTCACAAAATACGATTAAGCGTACACAGTAACAACGAACCAGCAATCAAAGTTTACGAAAAAATTGGATTCCAAAGAGAAGGCGTCGACCGCGAAGGTCTGTTTCAAGACGGTAAATGGCTAGATGTTTACAATTACGGGCTATTATTTGAGGAATGGAAAAAAGTTTAG
- a CDS encoding DapH/DapD/GlmU-related protein yields the protein MDSLLKQVSGKEIRVNHALFRTIDRIQDENQKHVMELNTHHRSKESTNRLLGKIMGKEIDESVTVLLPFYTDFGKHIKLGKNVFINQNATFVDLGGITIEDDVLIGSRVNLLTVNHIKDPNHRRGIITSPIKIERNVWIGAAATILPGITIGENAIIAANATVTKDVPANTTVGGTPAKIIK from the coding sequence ATGGACTCATTATTAAAACAAGTATCAGGTAAGGAAATAAGAGTAAATCATGCGCTTTTTAGGACAATTGATAGAATACAGGATGAAAATCAAAAACACGTTATGGAACTCAATACACACCATCGCTCGAAAGAAAGTACAAATAGATTACTCGGGAAAATAATGGGTAAAGAAATAGATGAGTCGGTAACAGTATTACTCCCATTCTATACAGATTTTGGAAAACATATTAAATTAGGTAAAAATGTTTTTATCAATCAGAATGCAACATTTGTGGATTTAGGTGGAATTACAATAGAAGATGATGTGCTGATTGGTTCGAGAGTAAATTTATTGACTGTTAATCATATAAAAGATCCTAATCATCGCAGAGGCATTATTACATCCCCTATAAAAATAGAGAGAAACGTTTGGATAGGTGCTGCAGCAACCATTTTACCGGGTATAACGATTGGGGAGAATGCAATCATTGCTGCTAATGCAACAGTTACCAAAGATGTTCCGGCGAATACAACTGTGGGTGGTACTCCAGCTAAAATAATTAAATAG
- a CDS encoding nucleoside triphosphate pyrophosphohydrolase, which translates to MKNYNKLVRDNIPQILENNGQIGHFKVLNENEYRLKLRQKLKEEVNEYLLAENDDSCIEELSDIIEVIHSLAGVHKQSVESLEKRRLEKLTERGGFKNRIMLIATE; encoded by the coding sequence ATGAAAAATTATAACAAACTTGTAAGAGACAATATTCCTCAAATTCTTGAAAACAATGGACAAATAGGCCATTTTAAAGTCTTGAACGAGAATGAATATAGGTTGAAACTTAGGCAAAAACTAAAAGAAGAAGTAAATGAATATCTGTTAGCTGAAAATGATGATTCATGTATTGAGGAACTTTCAGATATTATAGAAGTGATTCATAGTTTGGCAGGTGTACATAAGCAATCAGTAGAAAGTCTAGAAAAAAGGCGGTTAGAAAAGCTAACAGAGCGTGGTGGATTCAAAAACAGAATTATGCTGATTGCTACTGAATAA
- the pdxS gene encoding pyridoxal 5'-phosphate synthase lyase subunit PdxS translates to MNEKVIGSERVKRGMAQMQKGGVIMDVINAEQARIAEAAGAVAVMALERVPSDIRKAGGVARMADPTIVEEVMNAVSIPVMAKARIGHISEARILEAMGVDYIDESEVLTPADEEFHLLKSDYVVPFVCGCRDLGEALRRIGEGASMLRTKGEPGTGNIVEAVRHMRQVNSQIRLLSTKSDDELMTFARDLGAPYQLVKEIKELGKLPVVNFAAGGVATPADAALMMSLGADGVFVGSGIFKSESPEKFARAIVQATTNYEDYALLAELSKDLGEPMKGIEISHLQESERMQERGR, encoded by the coding sequence ATGAATGAAAAAGTAATCGGTAGTGAACGAGTGAAACGTGGCATGGCACAAATGCAAAAGGGTGGTGTCATTATGGATGTCATCAATGCAGAACAAGCACGCATCGCAGAAGCAGCGGGTGCGGTAGCTGTTATGGCATTGGAACGTGTACCATCTGATATTCGTAAAGCAGGTGGGGTTGCGCGCATGGCGGATCCAACTATCGTTGAAGAAGTGATGAATGCGGTCAGCATACCGGTCATGGCGAAAGCAAGAATTGGACACATTTCAGAAGCGAGAATCCTAGAAGCAATGGGTGTCGACTATATTGACGAAAGTGAAGTACTCACGCCAGCCGATGAAGAATTCCACTTACTGAAATCAGACTATGTTGTGCCTTTCGTCTGCGGTTGTCGAGACTTAGGCGAAGCACTGAGAAGAATTGGTGAAGGCGCATCTATGCTGAGAACCAAAGGAGAACCCGGTACCGGAAATATTGTTGAAGCGGTTCGTCACATGAGACAAGTGAATAGCCAAATTCGTTTGTTATCGACAAAATCTGATGATGAATTGATGACATTCGCTAGAGACTTGGGCGCGCCGTATCAATTGGTAAAAGAAATCAAAGAATTAGGAAAGTTACCAGTCGTAAACTTTGCGGCAGGTGGTGTAGCGACACCAGCAGATGCGGCACTGATGATGAGTCTGGGAGCGGACGGCGTCTTTGTCGGGTCCGGTATCTTCAAATCAGAATCGCCAGAAAAATTTGCACGCGCAATCGTTCAAGCAACGACAAATTATGAAGACTATGCATTGCTTGCGGAACTGTCTAAAGACTTGGGCGAGCCGATGAAAGGGATCGAAATCAGCCACCTACAAGAAAGCGAACGGATGCAAGAAAGAGGCAGATAA
- a CDS encoding glutathione S-transferase family protein codes for MGLLVKGKWYDKWDYNNDEGEFIREESQFRNWITKDGSAGPTGEAGFKAEPGRYHLYVSLACPWASRALIMRSLKGLEDMISISVVNTLMGENGWTFEEEEGVIQDPVIHADYLYQIYTHVEPEYSGRVTVPVLYDLKQNKIVNNESADIMRMLNSAFDEVGANDKDFLPENKMTEIDEINEKVYGTINNGVYKAGFATTQEVYEKEVTTLFDALDDIEERLEHSRYLVGDEITEADWRLFTTLIRFDSAYHGHFKCNIKRIVDYKNLWRYTRELYNEPGVKETVNFDHIKKHYYRSHKQINPNGIVPKGPELDFSLDK; via the coding sequence ATGGGACTATTAGTTAAAGGGAAATGGTACGACAAATGGGATTACAATAATGACGAAGGCGAATTTATTCGGGAGGAGTCACAATTTAGAAACTGGATTACAAAGGACGGTAGCGCAGGTCCGACTGGAGAAGCTGGATTTAAAGCAGAACCAGGTCGTTATCACTTATATGTTTCACTCGCTTGTCCATGGGCTAGTCGCGCATTAATCATGCGCAGTCTAAAAGGACTAGAAGACATGATTTCAATTTCTGTTGTCAATACGTTGATGGGAGAAAATGGATGGACATTTGAGGAAGAAGAAGGTGTCATCCAAGATCCGGTTATCCATGCAGATTATCTGTATCAGATTTATACACATGTTGAACCTGAATACAGTGGTCGCGTAACTGTACCTGTATTATACGATTTAAAACAAAATAAAATCGTCAATAACGAATCCGCAGATATCATGCGCATGTTGAATTCAGCTTTCGACGAAGTGGGTGCAAATGATAAAGACTTTCTTCCAGAAAACAAAATGACAGAGATTGATGAAATCAACGAAAAAGTTTATGGCACAATCAACAACGGTGTCTACAAAGCTGGCTTCGCCACAACTCAAGAGGTTTATGAAAAAGAAGTCACAACATTATTTGATGCCTTAGATGATATTGAAGAACGACTAGAACATAGCCGCTACCTAGTAGGAGACGAAATCACGGAAGCAGACTGGCGTTTATTTACGACTTTGATCCGTTTCGATAGTGCTTATCACGGTCACTTCAAATGTAACATCAAAAGAATCGTAGACTATAAAAACTTATGGCGTTACACAAGAGAATTGTACAATGAACCTGGTGTAAAAGAGACGGTCAACTTTGACCATATCAAAAAGCACTATTACCGTAGTCATAAACAAATCAATCCAAATGGCATTGTACCAAAAGGACCAGAACTGGACTTCAGTTTAGACAAATAA
- a CDS encoding GNAT family N-acetyltransferase, whose protein sequence is MITIKEITNITTEQAELVDLFQEVVASGAAMNFLHPMSEETAIKYWNGVLSEHVRLFVALLDEEIVGTVQLQMSDKENAPHRAEIAKLMTHPKAQRKGVARTILQHVLKVAEKEKRTLLLLDTEKEGPANALYQSEGFVLYGEIPAYSQDPFGVFKDGNCYYKYSPQTS, encoded by the coding sequence ATGATAACGATTAAAGAGATTACAAACATCACAACTGAACAAGCAGAATTAGTGGACTTGTTTCAAGAAGTCGTAGCTTCTGGCGCGGCGATGAACTTTCTACACCCAATGAGCGAAGAGACGGCTATTAAATACTGGAACGGTGTACTATCAGAGCATGTTCGATTGTTCGTTGCTTTATTAGACGAAGAAATCGTAGGCACGGTTCAATTACAGATGAGCGACAAAGAAAATGCTCCTCATCGCGCCGAAATCGCTAAGTTGATGACCCATCCAAAAGCACAACGGAAAGGTGTTGCCAGAACCATTTTGCAACACGTCTTAAAAGTAGCTGAAAAGGAAAAGAGAACTTTACTGCTATTAGACACAGAAAAAGAAGGACCCGCAAATGCTCTTTATCAATCGGAAGGATTTGTTTTGTACGGTGAAATTCCTGCTTATTCTCAAGATCCTTTTGGTGTTTTTAAAGACGGAAATTGTTACTACAAATATTCTCCGCAGACTAGCTAA
- a CDS encoding AAA family ATPase, with amino-acid sequence MYIKNITFPDHEVESLYFICKVKRKVYSSYYPFQVLAKRGLERLDFEPITILYGGNGSGKTTALNIIAEKIEAERDALYNKSSFFPKYLEFCETEETFEQPDFKRIITSDDVFDFILTLRSVNEAVDEKRSEMFEEYLDIKRANFQLRSLEDYDQLKKMNEARRKTQSKYIRDNLMKNVREQSNGESAFRYFIEKIEENGLYLLDEPENSLSPTKQLELKQYIEDAARFFNCQFIISTHSPFFLAMNHAKIYDLDQDPVETRKWTELEQVRVYRSFFKKHEDAFKEND; translated from the coding sequence ATGTATATCAAAAACATCACATTTCCAGATCATGAAGTAGAAAGTTTGTACTTCATTTGCAAAGTAAAAAGGAAAGTCTATTCCTCCTATTATCCTTTTCAAGTGCTAGCGAAAAGAGGATTGGAGCGTTTAGACTTTGAGCCGATTACGATTCTTTACGGTGGAAACGGCTCAGGGAAAACGACTGCCTTGAATATCATTGCAGAAAAGATAGAAGCAGAAAGAGATGCACTTTACAATAAATCTTCTTTTTTTCCAAAGTACTTAGAATTTTGTGAAACTGAGGAGACTTTTGAGCAGCCTGATTTCAAGAGAATCATTACAAGTGATGACGTTTTTGATTTTATTCTGACGCTTCGTTCTGTGAATGAAGCAGTAGATGAAAAAAGATCGGAAATGTTTGAAGAGTATTTAGATATCAAACGTGCTAACTTTCAACTCCGTTCACTGGAGGACTACGATCAGTTAAAGAAAATGAATGAAGCGAGAAGAAAGACGCAATCAAAATACATTCGAGATAATTTAATGAAAAACGTACGAGAACAATCAAATGGTGAAAGTGCCTTTCGATATTTTATAGAAAAAATTGAAGAGAACGGACTTTATCTTCTAGATGAACCAGAGAATAGTTTGTCACCTACGAAGCAGTTAGAATTAAAACAATATATTGAAGATGCCGCACGCTTCTTTAACTGCCAATTTATTATTTCAACGCATTCTCCATTTTTTCTCGCGATGAATCATGCTAAAATTTATGATTTAGATCAAGATCCAGTTGAAACAAGAAAATGGACAGAGTTGGAGCAAGTAAGGGTCTATCGGTCTTTTTTTAAGAAACATGAGGATGCATTCAAAGAAAATGATTAA